The window GATGAGCGCCGCGAAGGCGAGGTACGGGTTACACGACGGGTCCGGGAAGCGAGCCTCGATACGGCTGGCGGCCGGGACACGCGCGGCCGGCTTGCGGATGAGTGCCGACCGGTTGCGGTCGGACCAGGCGACGTACACCGGGGCCTCGTAGCCCGGCACGAGTCGCTTGTAGCTGTTCACGGTCGGGTTCGTCACGGCCGCGAGTGCCGGCGCGTGTGCGAGGATGCCGGCGGTGAACTGCTTTGCCGTCTCGCTCAGGTTGAACTCGTCGTCCTCGTCGTGGAAGGCGTTCTCGCCGTCCTGGAACAGCGAGATGTGGGTGTGCATCCCGGAGCCGTTGATGCGCGGGATCGGCTTCGGCATGAACGTCGCGTGCAGGTCGTGTTCGGCCGCGATGGCGCGGACGACAGACCGGAAGGTGGCGACGTTGTCGGCGGTGGCCAGCGCGTCGTCGTAGGTGAAGTTGATCTCGTGTTGCCCCTGTGCGACCTCGTGGTGGCTGGCCTCCACGTCGAAGCCCATGTCCTCCAGGCCGAAGATGATGTCACGACGCACGTCCTGTGCGAGGTCCTTCGGCGCGAGGTCGAAGTAGCCGCCGGCGTCGTTCGTCTTCGTCGTGGCGCGCCCGTCCTCGTCGTGCTCGAAGAGGAAGAACTCCGGTTCCGGGGCGGCGTTGACGTCGTAGCCCATCTCCTCGGCGCGTTCGAGTGCGCTCTTGAGGACGCCACGCGGGTCGCCCGAGAACGGTTCGCCGGTCGAGGTGTCCATCACGTCACAGATGAGTCGTGCGGCCGCGCTGTCCTCGCTCTTGCGCCACGGGAGGACCGCGAAGGTGTCGGGGTCCGGCTTCAGCCGCATGTCGGACTCCTGGATACGGACGAAGCCGTCGATAGACGAACCGTCGAAGTAGATGCCCTCGGTGAACGCCTTCTCGGCCTGCGAGGCCGGGATGGAGACGTTCTTGACCGTCCCGAGGATGTCCGTGAACTGGAGTCGGAGGAAGTCGATGTTCTGCTCGTCGATCTCGTCGAGAACCGCCTGCTCGGTGGCACTCAGACCACCATCTGGTGCTTTCTGGTTGTCCGTCATGCTTGACAGTGTAGCCGTTCACTGCCAGTATAAAGACCTTATCGCTTAGTGCAAAGCCTATTTGCTAGGCCCTGAAACTGGATGTTCGTAAAGTTCTTGTGGGGTGCCCGAGTGTCTCGGTGTAATGACGTACGAAAACCTCGACGCGAAGCTGATCAACGCCCTGCTGGGAGACGGTCGTGCGAGTCTCCGGAGCCTCGCAGAAGAACTGGACGTCTCCGTGACGACGGTGTCGAACCACCTCCGCGACCTCGAAGACGAGGGCGTCATCGAGGGGTACACCCCGCGCGTGAACTACGACGCGTTGGGCTACGACGTGACCGCCGTGATCCAGTTGAAAGTCGAGGGGAGCGCCCTGCCGGACATCACCGACCGTCTGCAGGACGAGAAACAGATGATCTCGGTCTACGAGGTGACCGGCGACTACGACATCATCGCCATCGGCAAGTTCAAAGACACCGACGGGATGAACGAGCAGATCAAGTCACTGCTCACGGACGCTGACATCCGCGAGTCGAACACCAGCGTCGTCCTGAACGCCGTCGTCGAGAACGAGCAGTTCGAACTCGACGCAGGCGACGCCTGAGCCGGCCCAGACAGTTCTCGACTGCGTTACACTGTGAGTGACGACGCCTGCACCGACAGCACCGACGACAGCGATAGCACCGACACCGACACCAGCGACCGAATCGACGAGACCGACAGCGACTACCGCGCCACGCCTTCCGGCAACTCGTCTTCCTCCAGGTCGTTCACCGACAGCCCGGTCGTCACCAGCAGACGAATCCCACGCCGGACCGACATATCGACCTCGTACACGTCGTCGGCCGGCAGCATCACCAGCGCGCCGGCAGTCGGGTTCGGACTGTTCGGGACGAAGACGTTCACGGCCTCGCTGTCGGCGACCTGCCGCACCTGCCGGGGACTCTCGTTCGTCACGAAGCCGATCGAGAACAGCCCTTCGCGGGGGAACTCCACGAGGACGACGCTCTCGTACCGCGAGTTCCGCTCGGTCAGGGACTCGGCGACCTGCCGGACGCCGAAGTAGACCGTGCGGACGACCGGGACGAGTTCGACCCCGCGCTCGAAACTCCCGAACAGTCGCCGGCCGAAGTCCCGCGAGGCGAGGTCGCCGACGACGACGATGACGAGGACGATGAGCACCGCCGAGACGACCTGCGCGACGAAGAGGAGTTCACCGTCGTAGCCGAGCGACGCCCGCAGTTCCGGTTCGATCCTGAGAACGAGCGGTCGGATGATCGGCGTCACGCGATTGAACACGAACTGGAGCACGAACACCGTCACCGCCAGCGGCAGGAGGAGGAGCATGCCGGCGAGGAAACTGTTCCGGAGCCGAGTGATCGGTCGCATCGCTCGCAACTGGCTCCGGTGGGGCGATAAGCGTTCGGGACCGACCGGTCGTCGGCCACACGCTCGGTGCCCGACCTCGACCCGTTTCAGAACTGAGAGACACAACGGTTTTGCACACCCCACCCCGACCACTGTCTATGTTCACTGGTATCGTCGAAGGCACCGGCA of the Salinirubrum litoreum genome contains:
- the lrp gene encoding HTH-type transcriptional regulator Lrp encodes the protein MTYENLDAKLINALLGDGRASLRSLAEELDVSVTTVSNHLRDLEDEGVIEGYTPRVNYDALGYDVTAVIQLKVEGSALPDITDRLQDEKQMISVYEVTGDYDIIAIGKFKDTDGMNEQIKSLLTDADIRESNTSVVLNAVVENEQFELDAGDA
- a CDS encoding DUF502 domain-containing protein; translated protein: MRPITRLRNSFLAGMLLLLPLAVTVFVLQFVFNRVTPIIRPLVLRIEPELRASLGYDGELLFVAQVVSAVLIVLVIVVVGDLASRDFGRRLFGSFERGVELVPVVRTVYFGVRQVAESLTERNSRYESVVLVEFPREGLFSIGFVTNESPRQVRQVADSEAVNVFVPNSPNPTAGALVMLPADDVYEVDMSVRRGIRLLVTTGLSVNDLEEDELPEGVAR
- the glnA gene encoding type I glutamate--ammonia ligase; translation: MTDNQKAPDGGLSATEQAVLDEIDEQNIDFLRLQFTDILGTVKNVSIPASQAEKAFTEGIYFDGSSIDGFVRIQESDMRLKPDPDTFAVLPWRKSEDSAAARLICDVMDTSTGEPFSGDPRGVLKSALERAEEMGYDVNAAPEPEFFLFEHDEDGRATTKTNDAGGYFDLAPKDLAQDVRRDIIFGLEDMGFDVEASHHEVAQGQHEINFTYDDALATADNVATFRSVVRAIAAEHDLHATFMPKPIPRINGSGMHTHISLFQDGENAFHDEDDEFNLSETAKQFTAGILAHAPALAAVTNPTVNSYKRLVPGYEAPVYVAWSDRNRSALIRKPAARVPAASRIEARFPDPSCNPYLAFAALIHAGLDGIENDLECDDPVRENIYEFDEEKRAEYGIETLPSNLGEAIEALQADEVVADALGEHVYEKFVEAKSQEYDEYRVDVSQWELDRYLETF